CGGCGGCCGCCGGGGTGGACACCGCGCTGCACGACTTCTCCCGGGCGCCGCTCCCGTCCACCCGCGGGGTCTACGACAAGGTCCTGGTCGACGCGCCGTGCACGGGAATGGGGGTGATCCGGAGGAATCCCGACGCCAAGTGGCGATTCCGCGCGGAGGGGGTGACCCGTATGGCCCGGCTCCAGGGGGCGATCCTCCGGAACGCGTGGGAGTCGGTGCGACCGGGGGGGGCGCTCGCGTACTGCACCTGCTCTCCCCTCCGGGAGGAGGACGAGGACGTGGTGATGTCGTTCCTGGGGGAGCGGGGGAACGCATCCGTCATCGGCCCGCCGGAGCGGTGGCCGGGCCCGGCCGACGCGTGGACCGCGGACGGGTTCCTCCGCCTGTACCCCCACCGCCACGGCACCGACGCCTTCTTCGCCGCGCTGGTGCGAAAGACCCCGTAGCCGGGAGACGTGCTACTATCGGAACGGAAAGGGGGGCGAATGGAGTATTACATCGCGCCATCGCTGCTGTCGGCGGACTTCGGCCGTCTCGCGGAGGAGGTCCGCGCGGTCGAGGCCGCGGGGGCCGACATGCTCCACGTCGACGTGATGGACGGCCGATTCGTCCCCAACATCACGATCGGACCCGCGGCGGTCGCCGCGGTGAAGAAGCGCGCCACCGTTCCGCTCGACGTCCACCTGATGATCGTGGAGCCGGAGCGGTACATCGAGGCGTTCGCCGCCGCGGGCGCGGACGTGATCACCGTCCACGCCGAGGCGACGCTCCACCTGCAGCGCGCCGTGGCGCGGATCCGGGAGCTTTCGAGGAAGGCGGGCGTCTCCCTCAACCCGTCCACATCGCTGTCCGCCGTCGATTGGGTCCTCCACGACGTGGACATGGTCCTCATCATGAGCGTGA
The window above is part of the Deltaproteobacteria bacterium genome. Proteins encoded here:
- a CDS encoding ribulose-phosphate 3-epimerase, which produces MEYYIAPSLLSADFGRLAEEVRAVEAAGADMLHVDVMDGRFVPNITIGPAAVAAVKKRATVPLDVHLMIVEPERYIEAFAAAGADVITVHAEATLHLQRAVARIRELSRKAGVSLNPSTSLSAVDWVLHDVDMVLIMSV